In one Massilia endophytica genomic region, the following are encoded:
- the fliG gene encoding flagellar motor switch protein FliG, whose protein sequence is MSTENTGLQKAAILMLAMGETEAAEVMKFLGPREVLKLGAAMATMKSIPHEQVVGVMDDFRDECAAASTVGLDSDEYIRQVLTKALGDDKASVLLSRILGGKDASGIESLKWMDSNSVAELIRNEHPQIIATILVHLERDQACEVLGHFTDRLRNDVVLRIATLDGVQPAALRELNDVLTKLLSGNENIKKSTLGGVRAAAEILNFMSGEQENSVMDNIKNYDNDMAQKIMDEMFVFDNLIDIDDRGIQLLLREVQSEMLIIALKGASQELREKIFKNMSARAGEMMREDLESKGPVRLSEVEAQQKQILQIVRRLADEGQIVLGGKGDDSFV, encoded by the coding sequence ATGAGCACCGAAAATACCGGACTGCAGAAAGCCGCCATCCTCATGCTGGCGATGGGCGAAACCGAGGCCGCCGAGGTCATGAAATTCCTCGGCCCGCGCGAGGTGCTGAAGCTGGGCGCGGCCATGGCCACCATGAAGAGCATCCCGCACGAGCAGGTGGTGGGGGTGATGGACGACTTCCGCGACGAATGCGCGGCCGCCTCCACCGTGGGCCTGGATTCGGACGAATACATCCGCCAGGTGCTGACCAAGGCCCTGGGCGACGACAAGGCTTCCGTGCTGCTCTCGCGCATCCTGGGCGGCAAGGACGCTTCCGGCATCGAGAGCCTGAAGTGGATGGACTCGAACTCGGTGGCCGAGCTGATCCGCAACGAGCACCCGCAGATCATCGCCACCATCCTGGTCCACCTGGAACGCGACCAGGCCTGCGAGGTGCTGGGCCACTTCACGGACCGCCTGCGCAACGACGTGGTGCTGCGTATCGCCACCCTGGACGGCGTGCAGCCGGCCGCCCTGCGCGAGCTGAACGACGTGCTCACCAAGCTGCTGTCGGGTAACGAGAACATCAAGAAGTCCACCCTGGGCGGCGTGCGCGCGGCGGCCGAGATCCTGAACTTCATGAGCGGCGAGCAGGAAAACTCCGTCATGGACAATATCAAGAACTACGACAACGACATGGCGCAGAAGATCATGGACGAGATGTTCGTGTTCGACAACCTGATCGATATCGACGACCGGGGCATCCAGCTTCTGCTGCGCGAAGTACAATCGGAGATGCTGATCATCGCGCTGAAAGGCGCCTCGCAGGAACTGCGCGAGAAGATCTTCAAGAACATGTCGGCCCGTGCCGGCGAAATGATGCGCGAAGACCTCGAATCGAAGGGCCCCGTGCGCCTGTCGGAAGTTGAAGCGCAGCAGAAGCAGATTCTGCAGATCGTGCGCCGCCTGGCCGACGAAGGCCAGATCGTACTGGGCGGCAAGGGCGACGATTCGTTTGTCTGA
- the fliF gene encoding flagellar basal-body MS-ring/collar protein FliF, with translation MAAAAEQLDIDAPAEDQAQEKPSFFQTPMGKNLARGGAAAGVLAVILMLWLWNKEPDYKVLFSNYSDRDGGAITAALDQMQVKHKFSEGGSAILVPSEQVHDVRLRLAAQGLPKGGNVGFELMENQKLGVSQFLEQVNYQRALEGELARSIESIAAVQSARVHLALPKPSVFVREQQKPTASVLLNLHPNRVIDPAQTSAIVHLVASSVPELMPANVTVVDQSGALVSDLNKNGSAGNNAKNLDASQLKYVQELQKQVIKQVESIVTPIVGEGNVRAEAVADVDFSQIEQAAEMYKPNSPPAASAIRSQQSSETSGNQNANPGGVPGALSNQPPADASAPIDAAAPGTPAGQVAASSSNNSHKESTTNYEVDKTVRYEQKAMAGLKRMTVGVVVNYRRIVDKETGKVTVRPLSAEEMNKINSLVREAMGYNQDRGDSVSVANAPFDGVDREAPVALDWWRDPANLPLAKELAKFLITALILLYVVLRIVRPMMRPVFKKIDEINAPEPEPEVPEIVEPAGPTPEEILAQQIAEMEENTARTYRDNLALAKKLANEDPRIVANVIKAWIGNND, from the coding sequence ATGGCAGCAGCCGCCGAACAACTCGATATCGACGCTCCCGCTGAGGACCAGGCGCAGGAGAAGCCTTCCTTCTTCCAGACCCCCATGGGCAAGAACCTGGCCCGCGGCGGCGCCGCGGCCGGCGTGCTGGCCGTGATCCTGATGCTCTGGCTGTGGAACAAGGAGCCGGATTACAAGGTGCTGTTCTCCAATTACAGCGACCGCGACGGCGGCGCCATCACGGCCGCCCTGGACCAGATGCAGGTCAAGCACAAGTTCTCCGAAGGCGGCAGCGCCATCCTGGTGCCTTCCGAGCAGGTGCACGATGTGCGCCTGCGCCTGGCTGCCCAGGGCCTGCCCAAGGGCGGCAATGTGGGCTTCGAGCTCATGGAGAACCAGAAGCTGGGCGTGTCCCAGTTCCTGGAGCAGGTCAATTACCAGCGCGCCCTGGAAGGCGAGCTGGCCCGTTCCATCGAATCCATCGCCGCCGTGCAGTCGGCCCGCGTGCACCTGGCCCTGCCCAAGCCTTCCGTCTTCGTGCGCGAGCAGCAGAAGCCCACCGCTTCCGTGCTGCTGAACCTGCACCCCAACCGCGTGATCGACCCGGCCCAGACCAGCGCCATCGTGCACCTGGTCGCCTCCAGCGTGCCGGAACTGATGCCCGCCAACGTGACGGTGGTGGACCAGTCCGGCGCCCTGGTGTCGGACCTGAACAAGAATGGCAGCGCTGGCAACAATGCCAAGAACCTGGACGCCAGCCAGCTGAAATACGTGCAGGAACTGCAGAAGCAGGTGATCAAGCAGGTCGAATCCATCGTCACCCCCATCGTCGGCGAAGGCAATGTGCGCGCCGAAGCCGTGGCGGACGTGGACTTCTCCCAGATCGAGCAGGCGGCCGAGATGTACAAGCCGAATTCGCCGCCCGCCGCCTCCGCCATCCGCAGCCAGCAGAGCAGCGAGACCAGCGGCAACCAGAACGCCAACCCGGGCGGCGTGCCGGGCGCCCTGTCGAACCAGCCGCCGGCCGACGCCAGCGCGCCCATCGACGCGGCCGCGCCGGGCACCCCGGCCGGCCAGGTGGCGGCCTCGTCCTCGAACAACAGCCACAAGGAATCGACCACCAATTACGAAGTGGACAAGACCGTGCGCTACGAGCAGAAGGCGATGGCCGGCCTGAAGCGCATGACGGTGGGCGTGGTGGTGAACTACCGCCGCATCGTGGACAAGGAAACGGGCAAGGTCACCGTGCGCCCCCTGAGCGCCGAGGAAATGAACAAGATTAACAGCCTGGTGCGCGAAGCCATGGGCTACAACCAGGACCGCGGCGACTCCGTCAGCGTGGCCAACGCGCCCTTCGACGGCGTGGACCGCGAGGCGCCCGTGGCCCTGGACTGGTGGCGCGATCCGGCCAACCTGCCCCTGGCCAAGGAGCTGGCCAAGTTCCTGATCACGGCCCTGATCCTGCTGTATGTGGTGCTGCGCATCGTGCGCCCGATGATGCGTCCGGTCTTCAAGAAGATCGACGAGATCAACGCGCCCGAGCCGGAGCCGGAAGTGCCGGAGATCGTCGAGCCGGCGGGCCCGACGCCGGAGGAGATCCTGGCCCAGCAGATCGCCGAGATGGAAGAGAACACGGCCCGTACCTACCGCGACAACCTGGCCCTGGCCAAGAAGCTCGCGAACGAAGATCCGCGCATCGTGGCCAACGTCATCAAGGCGTGGATCGGCAACAACGACTAA
- the fliI gene encoding flagellar protein export ATPase FliI — protein sequence MDAPQGAQLHAGRWRSFLGDCGALLDFVEPLQVSGRVTRVAGLVMEAVGLRLAVGAACTVPLPSGGKVEAEVVGFEGERLFLMPQSDVEGIVPGTRVFPVEPLIPKPGAAPHPRRRISDRARQLPVGQELLGRVVDGAGRPLDGLGPIHTTDSAPINVRPANPLGRAPIVETLDVGVRCINAMLTVGRGQRMGLFAGSGVGKSVLLGMMARYTEADIIVVGLIGERGREVKEFIEQILGEEGLRRSVVVAAPADTPPLMRMQGAAYSTAIAEHFRDKGMNVLLIMDSLTRYAMAQREIALAIGEPPATKGYPPSVFAKLPVLVERAGNGELGGGSITAFYTVLTEGDDQQDPIADSARAILDGHIVLNRRLAEAGHYPAIDIEQSISRAMHSITSHEHQNQARRLKQLFSRYERSRDLIAVGAYTPGTDPVLDEAINLHGEIEQFLQQQITEQVNMGQSLGQLASLFD from the coding sequence ATGGACGCCCCGCAAGGAGCCCAGCTGCACGCCGGACGCTGGCGCAGCTTCCTCGGCGACTGCGGCGCCCTGCTCGACTTCGTCGAGCCGCTGCAGGTGTCGGGCCGCGTGACCCGCGTCGCGGGCCTGGTGATGGAGGCCGTGGGCCTGCGCCTCGCCGTGGGCGCGGCCTGCACCGTGCCCCTGCCCAGCGGCGGCAAGGTGGAGGCGGAGGTGGTGGGCTTCGAAGGCGAGCGCCTTTTCCTCATGCCCCAGAGCGACGTGGAAGGCATTGTGCCCGGCACCCGCGTCTTCCCCGTCGAACCCCTGATTCCGAAGCCGGGCGCGGCGCCCCATCCGCGCCGGCGCATCAGCGACCGCGCGCGCCAGCTGCCCGTGGGCCAGGAACTGCTGGGCCGCGTGGTGGACGGCGCGGGACGCCCGCTCGACGGCCTGGGCCCCATCCACACCACGGACAGCGCCCCCATCAATGTGCGCCCCGCCAATCCCCTGGGCCGCGCGCCCATCGTGGAAACCCTGGACGTGGGCGTGCGCTGCATCAACGCCATGCTCACCGTGGGCCGCGGCCAGCGCATGGGCCTGTTCGCGGGCTCCGGCGTCGGCAAGTCCGTGCTGCTGGGCATGATGGCGCGCTATACGGAGGCGGACATCATCGTCGTCGGCCTGATCGGCGAACGGGGCCGCGAGGTCAAGGAGTTCATCGAGCAGATCCTGGGCGAGGAAGGCCTGCGCCGCTCCGTCGTGGTGGCGGCCCCGGCCGATACCCCGCCCCTGATGCGCATGCAGGGCGCCGCCTATTCCACGGCCATTGCCGAGCACTTCCGCGACAAGGGCATGAATGTTCTGCTCATCATGGATTCGCTCACCCGCTACGCCATGGCCCAGCGCGAGATCGCCCTGGCCATCGGCGAGCCGCCCGCCACCAAGGGCTATCCGCCTTCCGTTTTTGCCAAGCTGCCCGTGCTGGTGGAGCGGGCGGGCAATGGCGAACTGGGCGGCGGCTCGATCACGGCCTTCTACACAGTGCTCACCGAGGGCGACGACCAGCAAGACCCCATCGCCGACTCGGCGCGCGCCATCCTGGACGGGCACATCGTGCTGAACCGCCGCCTGGCCGAAGCCGGGCACTATCCGGCCATCGACATCGAACAGTCGATCAGCCGCGCCATGCATTCGATCACCTCGCACGAGCACCAGAACCAGGCGCGCCGCCTCAAGCAGCTGTTCTCGCGCTACGAGCGCAGCCGCGACCTGATCGCGGTGGGCGCCTACACGCCGGGCACCGACCCCGTGCTGGACGAGGCCATCAACCTGCACGGCGAAATCGAGCAATTCTTGCAACAGCAGATCACGGAACAGGTCAACATGGGCCAGAGTTTGGGCCAATTAGCCTCGCTATTCGACTGA
- a CDS encoding flagellar assembly protein FliH, translated as MAHIPKEQQTAFQRWEMKSFGDLRPSAVAARQREEEEAAAAAAAEAEAAAAEEAARQAEYEAELNAPPPPEYPTEEELAAIREEARQQGYEDGYRAGHADGQAAALDAGRAATQQLLAPMESIAANFSEALRGADQLIANDVLELALHLAKGMLKQALPARPELIIPIVREAVEYLPTVQQPALLMLNPEDAAVVREGIGEELDKGGWRVVEDPTIERGGCKIDTATNQIDAQVQSRWTRLSHALGKDLDWLA; from the coding sequence TTGGCCCATATTCCGAAAGAACAGCAGACCGCTTTCCAGCGCTGGGAGATGAAGTCCTTCGGCGACCTGCGCCCGAGCGCCGTGGCCGCCCGCCAGCGCGAGGAGGAGGAAGCCGCGGCGGCCGCCGCGGCCGAAGCCGAAGCCGCCGCCGCGGAGGAAGCGGCGCGCCAGGCCGAGTACGAGGCCGAGCTCAACGCCCCGCCGCCGCCGGAATATCCGACGGAGGAGGAACTGGCCGCCATCCGCGAGGAGGCGCGCCAGCAGGGCTATGAGGACGGCTACCGCGCCGGCCATGCGGACGGCCAGGCCGCCGCCCTCGACGCGGGGCGCGCGGCCACCCAGCAGCTGCTGGCGCCCATGGAATCGATCGCCGCCAACTTCTCGGAAGCCCTGCGCGGCGCCGACCAGCTCATCGCCAACGACGTGCTGGAGCTGGCCCTGCACCTGGCCAAGGGCATGCTCAAGCAGGCCCTGCCGGCCCGCCCCGAACTCATCATTCCCATCGTGCGCGAGGCCGTCGAATACCTGCCCACCGTGCAGCAGCCCGCCCTGCTCATGCTCAACCCGGAGGATGCCGCCGTGGTGCGCGAAGGCATCGGCGAGGAGCTGGACAAGGGCGGCTGGCGCGTGGTGGAAGACCCCACGATCGAGCGCGGCGGCTGCAAGATCGACACCGCCACCAACCAGATCGACGCCCAGGTGCAGTCGCGCTGGACCCGCCTGAGCCACGCGCTCGGCAAAGACCTGGACTGGCTGGCCTGA